Below is a genomic region from Streptococcus salivarius.
ACGAAGCTTGAACTTGCTCTGTCCATCCACGACCGCAAAGAGATCCTTAGTAACAGCCAAAGGCAAGACCGAGTTACGTGGAACCACGACACTATTATAGTAGTCACCCACAAAGCTGTAGTTCTTATTTGGATTTTTCTTGAAGAGCAGACCGATTCCCTGAGAGGTCACATCCTTAACAACTACTCTATCTGTCTCAGTTGTCTTACCATCCTGATGTTCAGAGAAGCTAACCTCATTATTGACGATAAGGTCAGCCAAAATAGAAGCTCCCTGTGCCACGATAGTGTCTGGATTAAGGTCAAACTTAGGTTCCAAACCACTCATCAAGCGAATCATTTGACGAATCATTGGCATACGTGTTGACCCACCCACAAGGAGAATATGATCAATCTCTTCCCATTTTAAGCCAGATGCTTGAAGAGTAGACTGCACCTTGATTTCAGTATCTTTGAGGAGGTCCAAGGTAATTTCATTGAAAATCGCTTGAGTAATCAAGACACCGTAACCTTGACCATTGACATAGTGCTCATAGAGAGCTTGGTCATTCACAGACAGACTAGTCTTAATCTGCTCAGCCTTATATTGAAGTTGAATTTTTTCCTTCTCGGAAAGGTTAGTCATATTGACCCCTTGTTTTTCCAACTCCTGCATGATGTAGCCCACAAGACGCTTATCAAAGTCAATCCCACCAAGACGTGAATTCCCATCAGTTGCCAAAATATCATAGGCATGATCAGCCACGCGCATGATGGTAACGTCAAAAGTTCCTCCACCTAGGTCGAAGACCAAGACATTTCCTTGAGCATTTTTAGTGTGGGCATAGGCAATAGCCGCAGCTGTAGGCTCATTGATAATACGCAAGACATTAAATCCTGCGATACGACCAGCATTCTTAGTTGCTGCACGTTGATCTGACGTAAAGTAGGCAGGCACTGTGATAACAGCATCCTTGATACCATCTGCTTGCCCCATCTCCTGACCAACTACATAAGCGCGTTTACGAAATTCGTTCAAAACCAAGGCAGAAAGAATAATAGAATTGACACGTGTGTGGTCTGGTGTATCACTGGCAATTGGACGCCCAATATCACGTTTAAAGTCAAATTTAAAATTTTCTGTACTTCCGATTTCTGTCCCACGCTCAATGGCTTCCTTACCAAAAGACACATGGTTTTGTCCACCAATATTTGAGAAATAAACCGCTGAACGTAAGACCTGATCGTCATTCGTCCCCATCGGAATAATCTCTGGCATATCTTCACGAACAACAGCCATAACGGAATTCGTTGTTCCTAAATCAATACCAATCGCTTTTTTTCTCATAACAATTTCCCTTCTAGCCTCATTTTGAGTTTACTTGACTATCGCTCCAAGCAGGCATCTGCTTAGATTGTCTCCATTCATCGCTGTCACATAAAACTCCAAAAGAGTAAAGTTATTCCAGTCTAGTTTTTTCACTATACTATAGTATCACAAATAAAGAGACTATAAAACAGGAAAAAAGGGGGTAGGACCGAACAACTTTTTACAAATTGTTCCTTGTCCCACTCCCTTGAGTGTCAATCAATCTGATAGATTGGATGAACTTATAAATACAGAGGATATGATCTTCCTCATTGTCATGTTTAGAGCAACTTCTCTCCTAACTTAATCAATCGAACTCTCACCAACATAAATGATTTCTAAATTCCCCAAGGAAACATCCCCTTTGATGTAGAAGTCCTTGCTAGTCAAGTTGCTAGGATTTTCCTCATGCTGTACAGCTGAGAGAGAATTATCCACATTCACATGTACTCGCCAATCACTAGGCACATAGAGACTAAGACTTCCAAGAGAAACGTCCACATCAAACTGGGCAGATGGCCCCTCAATACGGCAATTATCAAAATAGACGGAAGCCTGTCCTAAACTAACATCTGCACTCCCATGCGTAAATTGCTGGTCATTAAGATACTTGGTCACTGATGAAAAAGTGACATCAATATCATTTCCTCCATTATTAGCGTCTGAACCAGTTACACCCAATCCAAAACGATTCTTTGTTTTACCAGAAGAATTGAAGAGAATGTTCAAGCCAATAACTGCAAGAACAGAAGAAAAAATAACGACCGAATTAGATACTGGAAGAAAATGGAACTGTCCATTGAGTGACAAAAGAGCCACAATACCATAGGCGAAACCAAGACCAAAATGTCGCTTCAAAAGACTAGAAAGGGATAAAATAGCCAGTAAGACCACCCAGGCCAACATCCAAATACTAATTTCCCATTTTATAAAATAGTCTTGTACAATTACCAAAGCTGCCAAAAGGATCAAGAGGATCCCAATTAATTTCTTTCTCATTATCTTACCTCATTTCGTTTAGTCGTTCTTTTAAAACTTGATAGTAGCGTCTTGATACATGGACCTGCTTGTGGGTCTGATAGAAATTCACCGTGCTGGTCCCTGAAAAAGACTTCTCCAAAGAATAAATCTGCTTAGCATTAACAATCGTCGATTTGGAAATCCGACAAAAGGCAATCGGAAGCAATTCTTCCAATTCGTAAAGCTTTTGCTTTACCTCATAGGCCTCATCCTTAGTATGACCATAAATTTTCTCCCCGTCTGTTTCAAAAAAGAGAATATCTGCCAAATCCAGAAAATATTCGCTTCGTTCCTTGTAAAAGGCTAAAGGAACTAACTTTTGCTTTAGAATAGACTCTTGGAGCTGGGCTAATTCCTGTGTTAACCGAGGAGCTCGAATCAAGATTTCAGGCTCATCCATGGATAGGTCTAATTCGATTCTAACTTTCATAAGACTCCTTTCCTGTCCTTTTGATGCTTCCATTATAACAACTGCTTTACACAAAACAAGGCCTTTGGGGTAAGTGGCACAGTTTAGCCCCTAAGAGGTAAAAACGGGCAAACAAAAGAACCTGGCAATTACCAGGCTCTCATTTTTAGTGTGGCGGTCTAGCCTCCTATTTGTAATCTGTTCAATGCTAACTAACTGAGCAAGCAACTACTACTTCACAGTATCCTCACGACTCACTTTTTGTGATTCACCAGCCTTACCATTGATACGGTAGTCGCTGTAGTTAGAACCACTACTACTAGAGTCACTATCGTCACCAACATATTCCACATTACATGACCAAGAGATTTTATCTTTGATATCTCCTGATGACTTGAATTTCGAATCATAACCATAATAGAAATCATAAACTGCTGTGAAGGTTACCTTGAAGGTCTTCTCACCAGTCTGAACGACTTCTGTGACGTCAACGTCTGAGAAAGAAATACTATCAGCAGCACGGTTTTTAGCACCCGTAGTATTTCTATCAATATCAGCCGTTACATCCTTGTACATGGTATCATCAGTACCATTAAGGAATATGTCGGATACACCATCTGGTGTCGTGTTGTGATTAGAAGCGTAGCTACCAAATTTACCGTAGGCAGCAGTCAAGAGACGATCTGCCGTATCACGATCAAGAACACCATCAGCATCTAGAGTCACCGTTTGGCCTTCAGAAATTTTCTTAATAGACAATGTCTCTGTCTTGATAGAGCTACCATCTTCGAAATTCTTCTTGACATAAACGGCTGATGATCCAGCTACTGCTACCTTGTTAACATCTAGTTTCCCTGAGTTGAGGGTTCCAATCTTGGTACCACCAACGTAGAGGTCTCCATCCTTAAGATTAGACTTAACAGTAAAGCTGAGATACTCTACAGAGAGATTGACTTCTGTTTTAGAGGTCACATTTTCCTCAGATGAGACAGTGATATCTTGATCATTGACCTTACCAGAAGCCACAAAATTGTAGGTTCCTGGATAGAGATGATTCAATTTAGCCGTGTAGTTATTGCCATCTGTGGTCGCGTAAGAAACCCCGTTAATAGTCACATTCAAATCAGCTGTATTAACAGTCAAATCAACCGTTCCAGGATCTACCACGACTCGCCACTTAGGAAAAATAAGGAACTGACGTCCAACCTTTTGCATACGTTCGCCAGACATGAGTTGGCTCTTGCTATAGGCTTGTGTACTTTTAGTGTCTGTGTACTTGACTTCGGATGTTTTAATTTCCTTTTTAGTATCAGACCATACTTGGTATTCCAAGCTATCTTTAAAGCTCTTCTTAGCTGCTGCTTCATAACGTTCTGCTACTTGACCACGTGAGTAGTAATAAGAACCAAAGCCGTAACCAGCAAGTGCTAAGACTGCTGCAACAACACCAGCAATAATCAGGATTTTCTTCCCTTTAGCCATGGCAGGCTTGGCTGGTTTCGCAGCCTTACCATCTGAGATAAATTGATGGATGGTTGACACATCATAACCTGAAGACTTACCAAGTAGGAATTCCTCAGGAAGAGGTTGACGCCCAACATAGGTTTTAAAAGCCTTCATCCAGATAGCTTGTGCTTCTTTAGAAGCGGCCTCTGAATTTTCTTCAGCTTGAGATACTGGTGTAAGCTCCTCAGTTTCTAAAGGAGTCGTTTCCTCTTCATCACCAAGCGGTACATCTTCAAACACTTCCTCGGCAACGTCATACTCATCCACTTCTTCTGTTGGTTCAGAAGGAGTGGCTTCTTGGTCCAAGCCCATTGCCGCAATGCCTTTAATAGCCTTTAAGTCAAAGTCTGCTTTCTGGCCTTCTTCAATCTCCAAAGCATGGGGCGGACGACCAACTGCCTTTTCAAATAAATCAATCCACTTTTCTTTTGTTGCCATAAAGACTCCTATAAACTTACTTTTTCAAAAAATGCTAGAGGTTTACTTAGATTAGAATAGAAGCCCCACCATAAATGATGACATAATAGTAAATACGATTGCAAACAAGATTGACAAAATTACACCATTCAAAAGTGCTGCCAAGATCATTTGATAGAACTTATCAGCCTTCCACGCTGTTGTTACAGGAACAATTGTAAAGAGGTTTGCAAGTGCAAATAAGAAGTAAACAACATAGAACAAGAAAAGTGGGAAGCCAACAAGTCCAATAGCTCCGAACAAGATTGTTACGAGCAAGATTGGCAAGGCCAATGATGTCAAGCGACCAAAACGGTCAAAGCTATTCAAGAAAGTAGTCTCAGGATCACGGAAGATGGCCTTACGTGTCACAAACCCTGCCAAGATGAAGGCAAAGATGAAGAGGAAGGCAGCTAGAATACTTGCGAAGAAAGCTCCAAAACCAATGCTAGATGTATGGCTTGAAAATGAAGATGAGTAACTATCTGTTCCGTAAGAACCAAACATACTAGACAATGCGTTTGTTGTTGATACAACTGGGCTAACAAATTTACGTGCCATAGCGCTCAAGATTGCAAAGAAGGCAAGTCCAGTGAAGAGTGACAAGAAGATATAGTTAAGCCAACCATTGTGTTTACCATAATCTGTCATGTCAGCTGGACGACGCCATGCATTAAGCAACCATGTCCAGTAGTTTTTGAAAGTAGTAGCAAATGCTGATGGTTGCGCTGGTACAACTACAGCTTGACCATTGATAAATTGAACGTTTTGACCTGGTTGAAGAGGTTGACCGTTAGCAAAAGCCGCTTGTTGACCAGCTTGAGGATTGGCAAAACCAGCTTGTGGTTGCGCTGCTTGATTTGGCACTCCTTGTACTGGAGTAGCTTGAGCACCCGCAAAGGTTGGTTGTGCTTGGGCTGCCTGAGCATTTGCAAAAGGAGCTTGCGCTGGCGCTTCTTGGGCACTCGCAAAAGTCGGCTGTGGTTGCGCTTCTTGGGCACCAGCGAAAGTCGGCTGTGGTTGCGCTTCTTGGGCACTCGCGAAAGTTGGCTGTGGTTGCACTTCTTGGGCACTCGCGAAAGTCGGTTGTGGTTGCGCTGGCGCTTCTTGTGTTGGAGCAGTTTCTACTGCTGGTGCGTCATCTTGGAACTCACCAGCTGCAAGTGCTGCTGCAATTTCTTCTTCAGTCGCTGAACGACCATTGATGGCTTCAAAAAAATCTAACCAATCTGCTTTAGTCATAACAATCTCCTTAAAAATACATAGAATGACTTCATTTTATCACAAATAAAGCCATTAATAAATGTCATTTTTATTAGAAAAAGGTTCGGAGCAAGCTGTCCAAACCTTTATATCTTCTTATCTGTTTCTTTGTAGAGATTTTTGAATCTGACGATCCAGCTCACGTTTAATGTGTGGTTCTGGTGCAAATCGCTCTTCCCAGTCACTTGGTTTAAGAATTTTGTGGGTCACAGGATCAAAATGGGCTTTTCCATCTGGGAAAATTTTCCCCATATTAGCCTCATGAACCGTATCAAAGAAAGGTTTAGGA
It encodes:
- a CDS encoding zinc ribbon domain-containing protein, yielding MATKEKWIDLFEKAVGRPPHALEIEEGQKADFDLKAIKGIAAMGLDQEATPSEPTEEVDEYDVAEEVFEDVPLGDEEETTPLETEELTPVSQAEENSEAASKEAQAIWMKAFKTYVGRQPLPEEFLLGKSSGYDVSTIHQFISDGKAAKPAKPAMAKGKKILIIAGVVAAVLALAGYGFGSYYYSRGQVAERYEAAAKKSFKDSLEYQVWSDTKKEIKTSEVKYTDTKSTQAYSKSQLMSGERMQKVGRQFLIFPKWRVVVDPGTVDLTVNTADLNVTINGVSYATTDGNNYTAKLNHLYPGTYNFVASGKVNDQDITVSSEENVTSKTEVNLSVEYLSFTVKSNLKDGDLYVGGTKIGTLNSGKLDVNKVAVAGSSAVYVKKNFEDGSSIKTETLSIKKISEGQTVTLDADGVLDRDTADRLLTAAYGKFGSYASNHNTTPDGVSDIFLNGTDDTMYKDVTADIDRNTTGAKNRAADSISFSDVDVTEVVQTGEKTFKVTFTAVYDFYYGYDSKFKSSGDIKDKISWSCNVEYVGDDSDSSSSGSNYSDYRINGKAGESQKVSREDTVK
- a CDS encoding DUF6574 domain-containing protein; amino-acid sequence: MTKADWLDFFEAINGRSATEEEIAAALAAGEFQDDAPAVETAPTQEAPAQPQPTFASAQEVQPQPTFASAQEAQPQPTFAGAQEAQPQPTFASAQEAPAQAPFANAQAAQAQPTFAGAQATPVQGVPNQAAQPQAGFANPQAGQQAAFANGQPLQPGQNVQFINGQAVVVPAQPSAFATTFKNYWTWLLNAWRRPADMTDYGKHNGWLNYIFLSLFTGLAFFAILSAMARKFVSPVVSTTNALSSMFGSYGTDSYSSSFSSHTSSIGFGAFFASILAAFLFIFAFILAGFVTRKAIFRDPETTFLNSFDRFGRLTSLALPILLVTILFGAIGLVGFPLFLFYVVYFLFALANLFTIVPVTTAWKADKFYQMILAALLNGVILSILFAIVFTIMSSFMVGLLF
- a CDS encoding LytTR family DNA-binding domain-containing protein: MKVRIELDLSMDEPEILIRAPRLTQELAQLQESILKQKLVPLAFYKERSEYFLDLADILFFETDGEKIYGHTKDEAYEVKQKLYELEELLPIAFCRISKSTIVNAKQIYSLEKSFSGTSTVNFYQTHKQVHVSRRYYQVLKERLNEMR
- a CDS encoding Hsp70 family protein; translation: MRKKAIGIDLGTTNSVMAVVREDMPEIIPMGTNDDQVLRSAVYFSNIGGQNHVSFGKEAIERGTEIGSTENFKFDFKRDIGRPIASDTPDHTRVNSIILSALVLNEFRKRAYVVGQEMGQADGIKDAVITVPAYFTSDQRAATKNAGRIAGFNVLRIINEPTAAAIAYAHTKNAQGNVLVFDLGGGTFDVTIMRVADHAYDILATDGNSRLGGIDFDKRLVGYIMQELEKQGVNMTNLSEKEKIQLQYKAEQIKTSLSVNDQALYEHYVNGQGYGVLITQAIFNEITLDLLKDTEIKVQSTLQASGLKWEEIDHILLVGGSTRMPMIRQMIRLMSGLEPKFDLNPDTIVAQGASILADLIVNNEVSFSEHQDGKTTETDRVVVKDVTSQGIGLLFKKNPNKNYSFVGDYYNSVVVPRNSVLPLAVTKDLFAVVDGQSKFKLRITEGNYENPFAVKILGQVEGQVPQPRQKGELLAQVTYAFDSEQIVTVTVSDPRSNTVVARFSVNAQVNQTQEVVKEDLSELQAIFAKFIS